The stretch of DNA AACGGGTAAAAAAAACCTTCGTGCACAAGAAATCGCCATGGAAAACAGATTACCCATCATCTATTTGGTCGATAGTGCAGGAGTATATTTACCAATGCAAGACGAAATATTTCCGGACAAAGAACATTTTGGTCGTATTTTCCGTAACAACGCAATCATGTCATCAATGGGGATTACCCAAATCTCTGCCGTTATGGGAAGCTGTGTTGCCGGTGGTGCTTATCTCCCAATAATGAGTGATGAGGCCATGATTGTAGATAAAACCGGCTCTATCTTTTTGGCCGGAAGTTACTTGGTAAAAGCTGCTATCGGAGAAGAAATAGACAATGAAACCTTGGGTGGTGCTACCACACACTGTGAAATTTCTGGAGTTACCGATTACAAAGCCAAAGACGACAAAGATGCTCTTGATCGGATCAAATCGATTATGAGTAAAATAGGTGATTATGAAAAAGCTGGTTTCAACCGAGTAGAAGCTGTAAAACCTGCACTCAACGAAGAAGATATTTACGGTATCTTACCTATATCTCGTGCCGAGCAATACGATATGTACGAAATCATCAAGCGTTTGGTTGATAATTCTGAGTACGATGAATACAAAGGCGATTACGGTAAAACGATAATTTGTGTTTATGCACGTATAGATGGTTGGGCAGTAGGGATTGTAGCTAATCAACGAACCGTCGTAAAATCTAAAAAAGACGGAATGCAGTTTGGTGGTGTAATTTATTCGGATTCTGCCGACAAAGCAACCCGTTTTATTGCCAATTGTAATCAGAAAAAAATCCCATTGGTCTTCTTGCAAGATGTTACTGGCTTCATGGTTGGGTCTAAATCCGAACACGGTGGCATCATCAAAGATGGTGCAAAAATGGTAAATGCAGTTTCCAACTCTGTTGTACCAAAATTTACTATCGTCGTAGGTAACTCCTATGGTGCAGGAAATTATGCCATGTGTGGTAAAGCTTACGACCCTCGTCTCATTGCCGCTTGGCCTTCTGCGCAATTAGCAGTAATGGGTGGTGAACAAGCAGCAAAAGTATTGCTACAAATAAAAGAATCTGCACTAAAAAGTAAAGGGATCGATGTAGACGAAACCAAAAAGAACGAACTT from Weeksella virosa DSM 16922 encodes:
- a CDS encoding acyl-CoA carboxylase subunit beta; translated protein: MDLTFNQREDYNKLELSKLKRKLTEVYLGGGEKRIASHKAKGKLTARERIDYLLDPKKPSIEIGALAGDGMYEEEGGCPSAGVVVKIGYVSGKQCIVVANDATVKAGAWFPITGKKNLRAQEIAMENRLPIIYLVDSAGVYLPMQDEIFPDKEHFGRIFRNNAIMSSMGITQISAVMGSCVAGGAYLPIMSDEAMIVDKTGSIFLAGSYLVKAAIGEEIDNETLGGATTHCEISGVTDYKAKDDKDALDRIKSIMSKIGDYEKAGFNRVEAVKPALNEEDIYGILPISRAEQYDMYEIIKRLVDNSEYDEYKGDYGKTIICVYARIDGWAVGIVANQRTVVKSKKDGMQFGGVIYSDSADKATRFIANCNQKKIPLVFLQDVTGFMVGSKSEHGGIIKDGAKMVNAVSNSVVPKFTIVVGNSYGAGNYAMCGKAYDPRLIAAWPSAQLAVMGGEQAAKVLLQIKESALKSKGIDVDETKKNELLADITEKYNKQTSPYYAAARIWTDGIIDPLDTRKWISMGIEAANHAPIEKPFNLGVIQT